Proteins from one Cryptomeria japonica chromosome 4, Sugi_1.0, whole genome shotgun sequence genomic window:
- the LOC131875089 gene encoding cytochrome P450 86B1-like, translated as MDNIVGIILAATVLALTVLVCRLSRSDKNGGAPVNWPVLGMLPSLLWNLCNFYEWVTPIVNRNGGTIKFSSGFCPTSTQIITSNPLNLEYILVKSQSLPCFVKDEASLEHQKQAIASTSSRSRFDINLMQKLAEQKVISALDEACKRDTALDLQDLLLRFGVDYACLVVLGNEKLGSLVSEFSKAYEEAMETWAYSFMISTKYYSQKYMTALKLSQQSASKIMVECREIQDMGIKDQRQGFIFPGFTGSLQDLLISTVVGCRVICASAMCWFFWLVSKHPEVEDEIMLELSELLQNDNGDDTSDKADFFPVDKLNGMQYLEAALCETLRLYPPFPLGHMRAMEDMVLPDGTSVQKGCGILYLIYGANRMENVWGKDASEFKPERWIQDGICVKELDFCKYPVFGAGPLGACLDMAKCLAANILVRYHVTVEEEFPVEAKLGMSLTMKYRLEVSLNSREDELQYA; from the coding sequence ATGGATAACATTGTTGGGATAATCCTTGCAGCTACTGTGCTAGCACTAACCGTTCTCGTGTGCCGTCTCAGCAGATCAGATAAAAATGGCGGCGCACCTGTAAACTGGCCTGTGCTGGGCATGCTGCCTTCACTGCTATGGAATCTCTGCAACTTCTACGAATGGGTAACCCCAATAGTCAATAGAAATGGTGGAACTATAAAATTTAGCTCTGGTTTTTGCCCCACAAGTACTCAGATCATCACGAGCAACCCACTAAATTTAGAGTACATTCTAGTGAAGTCTCAGAGCCTGCCATGTTTTGTAAAAGATGAAGCATCACTGGAGCACCAGAAGCAGGCCATTGCCTCAACATCAAGCAGAAGCAGATTCGAcataaatttgatgcaaaaactAGCTGAACAAAAAGTTATATCAGCTCTGGATGAGGCCTGTAAAAGAGATACTGCCCTGGATCTTCAAGATTTATTGCTTAGATTTGGTGTAGATTATGCATGTCTGGTTGTTTTAGGGAATGAAAAGTTGGGTTCTTTAGTTTCTGAGTTTTCCAAAGCCTATGAGGAAGCCATGGAAACATGGGCTTATAGCTTCATGATTTCTACTAAATATTACAGTCAGAAGTACATGACAGCCCTCAAACTGTCACAACAATCTGCATCAAAAATAATGGTGGAATGCAGAGAAATACAAGATATGGGTATCAAAGATCAGAGGCAAGGTTTTATTTTTCCTGGTTTTACTGGGTCATTGCAGGATTTATTAATAAGTACAGTTGTGGGTTGCAGGGTTATCTGTGCATCTGCAATGTGTTGGTTTTTCTGGCTTGTGAGCAAACACCCAGAAGTAGAAGATGAAATCATGTTAGAACTCTCTGAACTTTTGCAGAATGATAATGGTGATGATACAAGTGATAAGGCTGACTTTTTTCCTGTGGATAAATTGAATGGCATGCAGTATTTAGAGGCGGCATTGTGTGAAACCCTGAGGCTTTATCCACCTTTTCCTCTTGGTCATATGAGGGCTATGGAAGACATGGTTCTTCCAGATGGTACCTCTGTGCAAAAGGGGTGTGGAATTTTATATTTGATATATGGTGCTAACAGGATGGAGAATGTATGGGGAAAAGATGCCTCAGAGTTCAAACCAGAGAGGTGGATTCAAGATGGGATTTGTGTGAAAGAATTGGATTTTTGTAAGTATCCTGTCTTCGGTGCAGGGCCTCTGGGAGCTTGTCTTGATATGGCCAAATGCCTGGCTGCCAATATCCTTGTGCGTTACCATGTGACCGTGGAGGAGGAGTTCCCTGTTGAGGCTAAGTTGGGAATGAGTCTGACCATGAAGTATAGACTTGAGGTCTCCTTGAATAGCAGAGAAGATGAGCTTCAATATGCCTAA